Within the Streptomyces sp. NBC_00353 genome, the region GATTTCCGCCTGATCCGCACAACCCGCTTTGGCTGCTGCCGCCAAGAGAGCGGCTTCCATGGGGTCACCGACCGCAGTCCACCGGTCCTCATTGGCGGTGTGATCCTGCGGTGGCCGCAGGGCGGCGTCATTGCACAACGAAGCCGCCGTCAGCAGGTCCCGCACGGGGCCCAGTTCAGCAGGCGTCGGCCGCCTGCCATCGACCTGGATGTCTCCGTACGGTTCGTAACCCACTCCGAAGAAATCCGCCGCGAGCCGCGGCGTCCATACGTGCTGGACCACCATGCGGCCTTCGGTGAGGGTTCCGGTCTTGTCGGTGGCCAGCACCATCACGGAGCCGAGCGTTTCCACGGCCGGGAGCCTGCGTACGAGGGCGTGCCGGGCCGCCATACGCCGGGCACCCAGCGCCAGCGCGAGGGTCACGACGGCCGGCAGGGACTCGGGGACCGCCGCGACGGCCAGGCTGATCGCCGTCACGGCCATGGTGCCGGCCGGCAGGCCGCGTGCAAGCCCGAGGACGAAGACCACCAGGCAGAGTCCCAGCGTGACGGCAGCCAGGATGCGCCCCAGGGAGGCGAGACGGCGCTGTAGTGGTGTCGGCTCGCGTGCGCCGTCGAGGAGTGCGGCGATACGGCCGAGCGCACTTTCGGCGCCGATGGCTGTGACCGTCGCGACGCCCCGTCCGCGGACCACGACAGTCCCGGCGCCCAGTGGCGCGCCGGCATCCTTGTCGACAGGGACGGACTCCCCGGTAAGCATGGATTCGTCGATGAGTAGGGCGGATGCCTCGATGAGCTCTGCGTCGGCAGCGACGATGTCGCCTTCGCCGAGCAGCAGTACGTCACCGGGCACCACAACCGCTGCGGCAATCTCGCGTGCTGAGCCGTCCCGCAGAACACGAGCGCTCGGTGCCGACATCGCCGACAGAGCTGCCACGGCGTGGTCGGCGCGGATCTCCTGCGCGACCCCCACCGTCGTGTTGAAGACGATCACCAGACCGATGACCACCGCATCCGCGTGGTCGCCGATCACAATCGTCAGCAGTGCCGCACCGAGCAACACCATGATCAGCGGATCACCGAGCTGCGCAATGACTCGGCTGTACAGAGGTGCGCTCCGTACCTCTGCCACCTCGTTGCGGCCGTGCTCGGCCAGACGGCGCTCGGCCTCCGCCCCGCTCAGCCCGCTGGGCTCCTCTACTGGCACTCGTCCGCGTCCGGGGTGGTCATCACGATGAGGCTTCACACGAGGGGAACTGTGATCACCGGGCAGTGCGCGCGGTGCAGCAGTCCGTGGACAACTGAGCCGAGCCGCATGCCCGTGTAGCCGCCCCGGCCGCGGCGGCCCACGACGACAGCCAGCGCGTGCTCGGACGCCCTGGCGAGCTCCTCCACCGGATGTCCGGTCGGCACCTCGTGGGCCAGGTGCACGTCCGGGTGCTTCAGCGACCAGCCTGCTGTGGTCTCGGAGAGCATCCGTCGCTGAGCCTGCACGGCGGCCTTCGCGTCGTGCAGCGTGATCACGGGCGGCTGCCACACCGAGACGGCGCGGAGCGCAGCCCCGCGGAAGTCGGCCTCCTCGAACGCCAGCCCCAGCGCCGCCTTCGAGGACTCGCTGCCGTCAATTCCCACGACCAGGTAAGTCGGCTGTTGGGTGACGTGCTCCGCATCGCCCACGACCACCACGGGACAACGTGCCTGGGCGGTGACGGGGACGACGAGGGAGCCGGCGCTGAAGTACTCCGTCGTACGGTTCAGGTGTCGGGATCCGAGGACGATCATCCGGGCCTGCTCGGACAGTCGGGCAATCACGGAAGCCGGCAAGCCGTCGAGCAGATCGGTGACCGGCTGCAGTTGCGGATGGCGCGCCCGGGCCCAGTCGGCACCTGCATCGAGAGCTTTCGACCCGGATTGGAGCATGGACATTCTGCGCGGGCCGTCATCGCAATGCTGCGTGTCGTGTTGTGGAGGTACGGCCACTACGAGCCGAAGCTCCAGCCCGCGTCGATGGGCCTCGTCCGCCGCCCAGGCCAATGGCAGGTGCCAATCCTGGGCCGGATCGATGCCGACGACGAGCTCGCGGCGTTCAGCTGCGCCCATCACGACTCACTCCCGTGTCCGGGACCGTGCCGTGGAATGAGTTGCACCGGACAGTGCGCGTGGTGCAGGAGACTGTGCGTCGTCCGCCCAAGGGTGCGTCCGATGTAACCGGGTGACCGCCGCCCGCCCATCACCAGCAGATCCGCGTGATGGGATGTCTCGACCAGAACTCCGGCCACGGTGAGACTTCCCTCAGCATCCGCCTGCACGGTCAGGGCCGGGAATTCGTTGCGGATCCCGTCCGCCACAGCCGTCAGTTGGTGAACCTGTTCGCCGGCGATTCCTTCAACGTCGTCGAGCATGGTCACGGCTCGTCCGGCGGACTCCAGTACGTTCCACACGTGCAACAGTCGCAGCGATGCATGGCGGAGCTCGGCTTCGCGCGCCGCGTACCGGGCGCATTCGCCGTCGTGCTCGTCACGGACCGCGGCGAGCACGACTCCGACCTCGCCCTCCTTCTCAACGCCCCTGACCACGATCACGGGCGTCGTGGCACCTGCAGCAACCTTCAGACCGACGGATCCGAGCATGAGGGATTCGAACCCGCCGAGACCCCGGTTCCCCACCACGACAGTTCCGCGAAGGCCGGCGGTTCGGTGCAGGCTGGGGACGGCGGAACTGCGGCTGAGTTCTGTGGTGATGTGCACGCCGGGATACTGGTCCCTGATCGCGGCGGCAGTGTCCTGCAGCAGCTCGTGGCCCGCGTTGCGTACACGCTCGATGCTCTCCACTGAAAGGTAGAGAAACCGGCTGTCCGTGTCGGCCGCGTGGACGATGTGCAGCGGACTGTCACGGCGTGCAGCCTCGGCCGCCGCCCACAACGCTGCCCGCCGAGCCGGCTTGGAACCATCGACGCCGACGATGACGGCACCCAGATCCAGGCTGCCAGTGGTGCCTTCCATGGTTCCTCCTCACCGAGAGCCCGCAAAAAGGGTCAGCTCTCACGCTGGCACCGCGGGGCCCCGCATGTGGAGGGCCGCTCAGGACCGCCCGGGGCCCAATGGTCCCTTTCGAGGGAATCTTGCCCTGCCCGAACACCCGAGCCGGTCCGACCGGTCCCGGCTGAGACCCATTCGGCCCTCCTTACTTCGGTACGGCCCGGTGGATCGTGGTTTCTGAACGGCCTCCGGCATTACGTCCGTGCGGGTCGGCGAGACGGCAGGAGGTGCCTCCATGAAGCACATCAAAGTGGGCGACCTGATGACCGACGAGGTCGTCTCGGTCCTCTCGGTCACCTCCTTCAAGGAGGTCGCGAAGCTGCTTGCACAGCACAACATCAGCGGACTGCCTGTGCTCGACGACGAGGACCGGGTTGTCGGCGTGGTCTCCGAGAGCGACCTGCTGAGCCGGCAGGCGGCGGGACATCCGATGAGAAGCGGCGCTCCTGACGCCGCCCCTTGGACCACGGTCTCGTCCTTGGGCGCAGAAGTCACCGCTGCTGAGGTCATGTCAACGCCGGCGGTAACTGTCCGCGCGGAGGAGACCGCTGCGGACGCCGCCCGGCTGATGGCACGCCGGGGCGTGGAGAGACTCCCGGTCGTCGACGACGAGGACCGGCTCGTCGGTATCGTCACGAGGCGGGATCTGCTCCGCCTGTTTCTGCGACCCGATGCGGAGATACGACTACGCATCATCGAGGACGTAGTTGTGGGCACCATGGGGCTCGAAACCGACGCGGTCGCCGTCCATGTGATGGACGGCGTTGTCACTCTGGAAGGCCGGTTGGAGAACCGGAGCCAGATTGCGATCCTGACACGCCTTGTCGAACAACTCGACGGGGTGGTCGCGGTCATGGGCCAGGTGACTGCACACGCCGATGACCCCGTACCCGCTCCCGCACGGTATGCCGCGCATGGGCTGGCCGGAGAGCGGTGAGACGCATGCCCAAGACACAGAGGGGCTGATCGGCCCCGCAACGGGCCACATGGCCCCTCCTCCGCTCCTGGCCCGCGGGCCACACTGAGAGTGGATGACAGCAGAGCTGCGAGCGGGAGGTTTGCGGCATGAAGCACCTCGTGACCGTCGGCGTCGACGGCTCCCCAGAGAGCCGGGCGGCCGCCGTTTGGGGTGCCCAAGAGGCGTCCTTGCGGGAGGTGCCGCTGAGGCTCGTCCACGTGATCGACTGGCCCATCAGCCCAGCCATTCCGCGATTGGACTGCGAAACGGCCGACCGATGGGCCGATGAGGCGCTCGCCGAGGCATTGCAGGATGTGCGTCGTCGGCACCCGAATCTGGAGATAACCACCCGACACCTGTCCGGCAGACCGGCCGCCGCCCTGGCCGTCGAAGCGGTCGATGCCGACCTGCTCGTCCTCGGTTCCCGCGGCCTGGGCGGTCTGCTGGGCTTCCTCGTCGGCACGGTGGGCACACCTACCCTCGTAGCCACCGAAACGCCGGTGACCCTCGTACGGGCGGCGGACGAACCGGAGGACGCCGCACCAACCCAGTACGGGGAGATGGTCGTGGGGGTCGACATCCACGACGCACCCGACAAGGTTCTGGCCTTTGCCTTCGAAGAGGCCGCCCTTCGAAGTTGCGCCTTGCGGGCGATTCACAGCTGGCAGCTCCCTCGCGCCTATAGGTCCTTCCCCGACGTCGACCCCGACAACGAACGGGAAGCGCGTCGGAATGTCACGCAGATGTTGGACGAACTACTGCGGCCCTGGCGCCGCACATTCCCGTCGGTGAGCGCCGACCAGGTGGCGCTCATGGGACCCGCGGGCCCTCACCTCGTCCAGGCCTCGGCAGGCGCGGACCTCGTCGTTGTCGGCCGGCACCTTCGCCGGTCCCCTCTGGGTGCACATCTCGGGCCGGTCGCCCATGCCGTCCTGCATCATGCCGCAGCCCCCGTGGCCGTCATTGCCCACGGCTGACGGCCCTGAACGAAAGGGAAATCGGACCATGTTGCACCGCACTGTCTCCGAAGTCATGACCCGGGACGTGGCCACGGCCGGCCCCGAGGCAACACTCAAGTCGGTCGCCTGGAGCCTCGACTACAACGATGTGTCGGCTCTGCCCGTCGTGGACACCCGTCATCACCCCATCGGAATCATCTCCGAAGCCGACCTGCTCCGCAGGCAAGCCGGGCTGCCGGACACAGAGGGTCGTGACCAAATGCGCGAGACGGCCGCTGTGGACCGTCACACCATGGACGCCCGCACGGCCGGCGATCTGATGTCCACGCCCGTACTGACGGCCCGGCCTGACTGGGGCATCGTCGAAACAGCCCGCTTCCTGCACACGCGCGGTATCAAACGCCTTCCGGTGATCGACGACACGGGCACACTCGTGGGCATAGTCAGCCGCTCCGACTTGCTGCGCCCCATGCTCCGCCGCGACGATGCCATACGCGATGAGATAGTCGACGAGGTGCTGGGTCGAACTCTCCGCATGACGCCAGGGGGCGTGACAGTAACCGTGCAGGAAGGGATCGTCACCCTGAGCGGCAGGGTTGAGGAACGCTCAACCATTCCGATTATTGAACACCTGTGTCTTTCCGTCGATGGTGTCGTCAGCGTCGACCAGTCCCTCGAATGCGCCGTGGACGATCTATCGCCGGGCCTCGATCCAGCGCGCGACGTCGACAACTGAGCGCTCACGCAATGGGACGGAAAGAGCCGCCCGCTTCTCGCGGATCCCGATCGTGCGGTGCACGGCCGCCAGCCGCTTCTCCGCATCCTGGCAATGACTCTTTCCGTCAATTTCATGAAAGCACCCATCGCGCCAGGACAACAGGGCCAACCGGTCCCCGGTGGACCCCGGGTGGTCCTACCGCCGACAAGCAATGATGTCGACGCTCGGACATATAGGGCCCGTTGTTCTTGGAGTAATCATGAAACATCTGCGCACCGTCGACGACGTGATGACGCATGCCGTTATCTCGGCGAACCGCAGAACGCCGTTCAAGGACATTGTGAAGACCATGCGGCAATGGCGGATCAGCGCTCTGCCGGTCCTGACGGACGAGGGGCGAGTCGTCGGCATGGTCTCCGAAGCAGACCTCCTGCTCAAGGCACAAGGTGGGGACGAGTCCCGCGCCGTCTCCGCCGGCCAACTCATGACCGTACCTGCCGTGACGGTGACCCGGTATGCAAGCATCGCGGGTGCCGCTCGGCTGATGGCCCGCGGCCACCTCAAGCGGCTGCCGGTCGTCGACGACGACGGCCGCCTGGTCGGCCTGGTCAGCCGGGGTGACCTTCTGAAGATCTACCTCCGCCCGGACGAGGACATCGCCGCGGAACTTCGCGAGTTGATCATGGCTGAGCTGATCCCGGCCGGCTCGGCGGCCGTGCGCGTCCACGTGGCCGACGGTGTCGTCCATCCGGACGGCTGCATCCCCGACCCATCGCTCAACGATGTGCTGGTACGGGTCGCGCGTACGGTGCCCGGAGTCGTGGACGTGACGGCCCGGCTCGACGTCGAAGTCCCCGCCTGAAGGAGAGGGACGATGAGGCATCGCAGAGTCTTCGACCTCATGACGCCGACGGTCGTAAGCGTCCAGCGCGGCACCACGTTCAAGGAAATCGCCCGGGTCCTCGACGAGTTCGACATCACCGCCGTGCCCGTCGTGGACGAGAACGAATGTCCCGTAGGCGTCGTCTCCGAAGCCGACCTGCTCCGCAACCGCATCTCCACGAGCCGTGCGAACACCGCCGTCGATCTCATGAGTCACCCGGCGATCACTGCGGCCCCCGAATGGAGCGTCGTCCGCGCGGCCCGCGTCATGGAGAATCACAAGATCAAGAGACTGCCCGTCGTCGACAGCGAACGCCGACTGATCGGCGTCCTGAGCCGCAGCGACCTCCTGCAACTCTTCCTGCGCAGGGACCATGCGATCCAGGAAGAGATCCTCGAAGATGTCCTGACGCACACACTCCGGCTCAGCCCCTCGTCGCTGACCGTCGAGGTCACCGACGGTCTCGTGACCCTCAGCGGCACCGTGGGGCGGCGCAGCCTCGTCCCCATCATCCTGCGTCTGTGCCGTGGCGTCGACGGAGTCGTGGACGTGATCAATCGGCTCAACTACGAGCGGGACGACATACCGGTCGATGCACGGACGGACACGCAGGGGTAGGAGGAGACCGTGGCACATCGACACGTGACCGAGTTCATGAGCACCGCGGTCGTCACCGCAGTGGAACACCTCCCTCAGATGTACGGAGGCGGCGAATCCCGCAACCGCAAGCCAGTCCCTATCCGCGGAAGGCCATCATGAACCAACGCATTGTCGTCGGCCTCGACGGAACCACGGAAAGCGTCGCGGCGTCCCATTGGGCCGCTCGGGAGGCGCTCCTGCGCGGCGCGCCGCTGCACCTTGTCCATGCCGAAGAATGGTCGGCGCCCCCCGCCATCCCGGCCGCCAGTTCCGATGTGCGTCGCCAGTGGACGGAGGCCCTCCTGCGCGAGGCTTATGACGAGCTTCGAGAGGAACACCCCCAACTGGACATCACCACTGAGGCGTTCGATGGTCGGCCGGCTGACTCGCTGGTCGGTGTGGCAGCGAGCGCGGGCATGCTCGTCCTCGGCTCCCGAGGGCTGAGCACCCTCACGGGATTCGTCCTCGGTTCCGTCGGCATGGCGGTCATCCAGGCCACGGAGCGGCCCATTGTCCTGGTGCGCGCGGCAGAGGACGCGACGCCGCACGTCCATGGGCGGCACATGGACCGCGACATCGTCGTGGGCATCGACATCAGTCGACCGTGCGACGATCTCCTCGCATTCGCATTCGACGAGGCGTCACGGCGGGCCTGCACACTCCATGCTCTGCACAGCTGGATGCTTCCCCCGCTGGTGGGGTCCGGATCCGCGTACAACCCGGAAGTCAATGCACAGATCACTCAAAGCCTGAACACCGGCCTGGACAACATGCTTAAGCCCTGGCGGGAAAAGTACCCGACGGTCGACATCGACGCACAGGTGACAGTCGGACGTGCCTCCGAGCAACTCTTGGAGACAGGTTCTGAAGCAGGCCTCATAGTCGTCGGCCGTCGCATCCGCCGGTCCTCGATCGGCGTACACATCGGACCGATCACTCACGCGATCCTCCATCACGCCACCGCACCCGTCGCCGTCATCGCTCACGAGTAGGGTCCCGGAGCGCCGCAGCTCGGCACACCGTGGTGGGCTGCACGGCGGGCGAAACGGGCACGCATGACCGCATGAGTAGCCCCTCACGTTCTTGGCAGCGTCAACGGACACACCGTGCGAGCACGTGAAGCTCCGGAACATGCGTCAGGACTGTGCTTTTCGGTGTGCGCGTCGGGCCCAGCGCCGCAGTTCGTCCGTGCCCCAGACAAGGACGGGGAAGAGGGCAATCAGAGCGACGACGTCGGGGGGCAGGGCGGCCGTACCGAACATCCCCTGAAACAGCGGCACATAGACGAGTACTGCGGTGAAGGCCAGCTCGAAGGCGATACCGGCCAGGAGCAGGGGGTTGGTGAACAGGCCGATGTCTCGCAACGCGGCGTGGTCGGTGCGGGCGGCCAACGCAGTGCCGACCTGGCAGGTCACGATACCGGCGAACGTGGCGGTGGTCGCAGTGATGTACGCGTGGTGCAGTGCAGTGTCGGGGCCGGTCGCACTGCCGGGGTGCCAGCCCGCCCGCCACAGCACATAGAAGAAGGCGGTCATGATCAGAGCTGCGGAGACCGCGCCGAGTCGGCCCCAGCTACGGAGAAGCATGTCGCGCGAGATCACTCCCTGCGAACTCGGACGTGGTGGGCGGCTCATGACACCCGGCTCTGCTCGTTCGCGGCCCAGCGCGAGCGCCGGGAGAGTCTCGGTGCCGAGGTCGATGGCCAGAATCTGCAGCACGGTCAGCGGCAGTGGGATGGCTCCGGCAGAGAGCGCGAACACCAGGAAGGGGACGACTTCGGGAGTGAGGTGGGCAAAAATGTAGACGATGAACTTACGCACGTTGTCATAGACCCGACGTCCCGACTCAATGGCATCGACGATGGTGGCGAAGTTGTCGTCGGTCAGCACCATGGTGGCCGCCTCACGGGCGACATCCGTGCCGGAGCGGCCCATGGCGACACCGATGTGTGCCCGGTGGAGGGCGGGGGCGTCGTTGACGCCGTCGCCTGTCATGGCGACGATCTGACCGTGGGCGCGCAGGGTGTCGGCAACTTTCAGCTTGGTCTCGGGTGAGGAGCGCGCGAAGACGACCTCTGCCTTCCCGTGTGCCAGAACCTGGTCGAGTTCGTGGTCGCCGATGGCCTCGGACTGCGCTACCACGTGCAGGCTCGGTTCCCCGATGCCCACTTCACGGGCCACTGCTGCGGCGGTGGCCCCGTTGTCGCCGGTGACGATGTGGACGCGGAGTCCGGCCTCGTGACAGCGGCGAACGGCGTCTGCGACTTCGGGCCGTGGCGGGTCGTACAGGCCGACAAGGCCCACGAGCCGCAAATCCGTCTCCGCGTCCTGACGCCGAACCGGCAGTTCAGAACCTGAGGACACCTCACGGCCGGCGACAGCCAACACGCGCATGCCGTCATGCGCGAGCTCGTCCGCGGCAGCCAACGCCGCTGCAGCGCGGCCGTCGGACAGGGAGCGGGACACCGATTCCGGTGCGCCCTTGACGATGACGTGCAGATCCTGCGAATCGTCGCCCTGAACGACCGACATCATGCGCAGCCGTGGGTCGAAGTGGAAGAGGGCATGACGCCCGGTGTCCCGCTGGTCGAGGTCGACAGGAGCGGCGTGGGCTGCGGCACCCTCGATCAGAGCGATCTCCGTGGGATCTCCGTGCAGTTCGCCCTCGGCGTCGCGGGTAACGGTGGTACACAGTGCGCTGGTTCGCGCCAGGGCTCCCGCCCAGGGACCGGTTTCCCGACCGTGCTCAGGGGTCCACACGGCCTGGAGCCTCATACGGTTCTGGGTGAGAGTACCCGTCTTGTCGGTACAGATGACGTTCGTGGATCCGAGCGTCTCCACGGCGCTCAGGCGTTTGATCACCGCCCCTTGGCGGGCGAGTACGCGCACACCGACGGCGAGTGCGAGGGTGATGGTCGGCAGCAAACCCTCGGGCACGTTGGCGACGAGCAGGCCGATCGCGAACATGAGGGAGTCGGTCAGCGGCAGCCCCACGGCAACACCGGCGATCAGGAACACCCCGCCCATGGCGACCGCTACGGCGGCAATGAGCCAGGCGACCTTCTTGACCTGCTTCTCCAGGGGACTGGGGTCGCGACGAGTGCGCTGGCTCAGCGCGGCGATGCGTCCCAGTTCTGTGTGGTCGCCGGTGGCGAACACAATCGCCTGGGCCCGGCCCCCCGTGCACGTGGTGCCACTGAAGATGAGGTTGGGCTCCTGCAGCAGGGGCGCCCCGACGAGTCCGGGACCGGCGATGCGTTCGGCCGGCGCGGACTCGCCGGTCAACATCGACAGGTCGACCTCGATGCCGCCCTCGGCCAGACGTGCGTCGGCGGGGACCTTGGCGCCCTCCTCGAGAACGACCAGGTCGCCCGGCACCAGGTCCCTCGCCTCTACGGCCGACGGGCGGCCGTCCCGGATCACCAAGGCCTGCTCGGGCAAGTACTTGGCCAGGGTCTCCACCGCCTGTTCGGCCTGCCGCTCCTGAAGGAGCGCAAACCCTGCGTTGACGATGACAACGGCGACGATGGCCCAGCCGAGCACCGGGATGTCGGCTACGAACGCCAGCGCTGCGGCCGCCCAGAGCAGCAGGGCGAGCGGGTGCACCAACTGCCGGACGAGTTCACGCCCCAAGGATGACCTCGCCTTGCGGCGGACCTCGTTGGGGCCGTAGACGGCGAGGCGGCGGGCCGCCTCCCGTGTGGAAAGGCCACGCGCCTCGGTGCCGAGTTCGTGCCGCAGCAAGGGCAGCGGCTCCAGTGGATCCGGGCTCAGTAGCGGACCCTGGCCGGTGGTTGGGCGGGTGGTGCCGGCCTCGGTCATCTTCGGCTCCCGGCCCCCGCCGCGACCGGTCGGCCCAGCGTGGGTGCAACGTGCCCGTGGCCGCACTGTCGGTCAACGGCGCGTCGCAGCTCGTTCGCGCGACAGTCGAACAACCGCCGCAGCGGACGTACAGTCACGGTCCGGGATTGCATCGGTTCGGGTCCGGTCGAGTTGACATCGGGCATCTTGCGGCTCCGCACTGCGTCCCTGCGACTCCGCTCAGTGAGGAGTGGCGCTCGGCGCTGATGCGATGGGCCCCGGTCGGCATGTGTTCGGTATTGCGGAGCACCCGGATCCTGCCCGCGCGGACCGGGGTCCGAGCGGGCAGGTCCCGGCCTGTCGGCCGTCATGCGGCCGCAGATGGTGAGCCGGGACCACGATGGGGTCGAGGTCGTCATCGCGGATAAACCAGCAGATTCGTCACGACTCGTCGTGACCGCTGGTTGTGGCCCGCTTCACGGGAATGCTGCGTGCCGTGTCCGGTATCTCGGGCTCCATCGCCACGCGCACGGTGAGGATGCCGTCCTCGTACTCCGCCTCGACCCCGTCGGACGGAATCTGAGCCGGCAGGCGAACGGTGCGATGGAAGGAGCCGTAACGGAACTCCGAGTGTTCCTTCTCCTCCTTGCTCTCGGTGTGTTCGGCGCCGACGGTGAGCGTGTCGCCCTCGACCGTGATGTGGATGTCCTTCGCGGGGTCCATCCCGGGAAGCTCGGCACGCAGCACGTACCGCCCCTCCTGGTTGGTCACCTCGATCGGGATCGGGTGGACGTCGGGCATCGGCCGCCACATCGGGAAGCGGGGGAGGTCGGTTCCGAACCAGTCCATGAGGTCGGGGAAGAGGCTGCGCCTGCGCTCCATCTGGGTTCCGGACATGGTGTCCTCCATCTCCAGCGCCTTGGCGGCGCCTTCTGTGGTGCCGGATTCAGTTTCAGTGGCTGGACGTCAGGTCCGCTTGGGAAGGTTGGGTCCCGAACGGGGCCGTTCGTTCCTCACCGTGCAGGTTCATTTCGGCAGCAGCCACGTGCTGCTTCACCGCGGCAAAGCTGTCCGGTGCCACTGAAATCGAGTCGATACCGGTCTTC harbors:
- a CDS encoding universal stress protein encodes the protein MGAAERRELVVGIDPAQDWHLPLAWAADEAHRRGLELRLVVAVPPQHDTQHCDDGPRRMSMLQSGSKALDAGADWARARHPQLQPVTDLLDGLPASVIARLSEQARMIVLGSRHLNRTTEYFSAGSLVVPVTAQARCPVVVVGDAEHVTQQPTYLVVGIDGSESSKAALGLAFEEADFRGAALRAVSVWQPPVITLHDAKAAVQAQRRMLSETTAGWSLKHPDVHLAHEVPTGHPVEELARASEHALAVVVGRRGRGGYTGMRLGSVVHGLLHRAHCPVITVPLV
- a CDS encoding universal stress protein — encoded protein: MEGTTGSLDLGAVIVGVDGSKPARRAALWAAAEAARRDSPLHIVHAADTDSRFLYLSVESIERVRNAGHELLQDTAAAIRDQYPGVHITTELSRSSAVPSLHRTAGLRGTVVVGNRGLGGFESLMLGSVGLKVAAGATTPVIVVRGVEKEGEVGVVLAAVRDEHDGECARYAAREAELRHASLRLLHVWNVLESAGRAVTMLDDVEGIAGEQVHQLTAVADGIRNEFPALTVQADAEGSLTVAGVLVETSHHADLLVMGGRRSPGYIGRTLGRTTHSLLHHAHCPVQLIPRHGPGHGSES
- a CDS encoding CBS domain-containing protein, with the translated sequence MKHIKVGDLMTDEVVSVLSVTSFKEVAKLLAQHNISGLPVLDDEDRVVGVVSESDLLSRQAAGHPMRSGAPDAAPWTTVSSLGAEVTAAEVMSTPAVTVRAEETAADAARLMARRGVERLPVVDDEDRLVGIVTRRDLLRLFLRPDAEIRLRIIEDVVVGTMGLETDAVAVHVMDGVVTLEGRLENRSQIAILTRLVEQLDGVVAVMGQVTAHADDPVPAPARYAAHGLAGER
- a CDS encoding universal stress protein, producing the protein MKHLVTVGVDGSPESRAAAVWGAQEASLREVPLRLVHVIDWPISPAIPRLDCETADRWADEALAEALQDVRRRHPNLEITTRHLSGRPAAALAVEAVDADLLVLGSRGLGGLLGFLVGTVGTPTLVATETPVTLVRAADEPEDAAPTQYGEMVVGVDIHDAPDKVLAFAFEEAALRSCALRAIHSWQLPRAYRSFPDVDPDNEREARRNVTQMLDELLRPWRRTFPSVSADQVALMGPAGPHLVQASAGADLVVVGRHLRRSPLGAHLGPVAHAVLHHAAAPVAVIAHG
- a CDS encoding CBS domain-containing protein, yielding MLHRTVSEVMTRDVATAGPEATLKSVAWSLDYNDVSALPVVDTRHHPIGIISEADLLRRQAGLPDTEGRDQMRETAAVDRHTMDARTAGDLMSTPVLTARPDWGIVETARFLHTRGIKRLPVIDDTGTLVGIVSRSDLLRPMLRRDDAIRDEIVDEVLGRTLRMTPGGVTVTVQEGIVTLSGRVEERSTIPIIEHLCLSVDGVVSVDQSLECAVDDLSPGLDPARDVDN
- a CDS encoding CBS domain-containing protein yields the protein MKHLRTVDDVMTHAVISANRRTPFKDIVKTMRQWRISALPVLTDEGRVVGMVSEADLLLKAQGGDESRAVSAGQLMTVPAVTVTRYASIAGAARLMARGHLKRLPVVDDDGRLVGLVSRGDLLKIYLRPDEDIAAELRELIMAELIPAGSAAVRVHVADGVVHPDGCIPDPSLNDVLVRVARTVPGVVDVTARLDVEVPA
- a CDS encoding CBS domain-containing protein produces the protein MRHRRVFDLMTPTVVSVQRGTTFKEIARVLDEFDITAVPVVDENECPVGVVSEADLLRNRISTSRANTAVDLMSHPAITAAPEWSVVRAARVMENHKIKRLPVVDSERRLIGVLSRSDLLQLFLRRDHAIQEEILEDVLTHTLRLSPSSLTVEVTDGLVTLSGTVGRRSLVPIILRLCRGVDGVVDVINRLNYERDDIPVDARTDTQG
- a CDS encoding universal stress protein, with product MNQRIVVGLDGTTESVAASHWAAREALLRGAPLHLVHAEEWSAPPAIPAASSDVRRQWTEALLREAYDELREEHPQLDITTEAFDGRPADSLVGVAASAGMLVLGSRGLSTLTGFVLGSVGMAVIQATERPIVLVRAAEDATPHVHGRHMDRDIVVGIDISRPCDDLLAFAFDEASRRACTLHALHSWMLPPLVGSGSAYNPEVNAQITQSLNTGLDNMLKPWREKYPTVDIDAQVTVGRASEQLLETGSEAGLIVVGRRIRRSSIGVHIGPITHAILHHATAPVAVIAHE
- a CDS encoding cation-translocating P-type ATPase, yielding MTEAGTTRPTTGQGPLLSPDPLEPLPLLRHELGTEARGLSTREAARRLAVYGPNEVRRKARSSLGRELVRQLVHPLALLLWAAAALAFVADIPVLGWAIVAVVIVNAGFALLQERQAEQAVETLAKYLPEQALVIRDGRPSAVEARDLVPGDLVVLEEGAKVPADARLAEGGIEVDLSMLTGESAPAERIAGPGLVGAPLLQEPNLIFSGTTCTGGRAQAIVFATGDHTELGRIAALSQRTRRDPSPLEKQVKKVAWLIAAVAVAMGGVFLIAGVAVGLPLTDSLMFAIGLLVANVPEGLLPTITLALAVGVRVLARQGAVIKRLSAVETLGSTNVICTDKTGTLTQNRMRLQAVWTPEHGRETGPWAGALARTSALCTTVTRDAEGELHGDPTEIALIEGAAAHAAPVDLDQRDTGRHALFHFDPRLRMMSVVQGDDSQDLHVIVKGAPESVSRSLSDGRAAAALAAADELAHDGMRVLAVAGREVSSGSELPVRRQDAETDLRLVGLVGLYDPPRPEVADAVRRCHEAGLRVHIVTGDNGATAAAVAREVGIGEPSLHVVAQSEAIGDHELDQVLAHGKAEVVFARSSPETKLKVADTLRAHGQIVAMTGDGVNDAPALHRAHIGVAMGRSGTDVAREAATMVLTDDNFATIVDAIESGRRVYDNVRKFIVYIFAHLTPEVVPFLVFALSAGAIPLPLTVLQILAIDLGTETLPALALGRERAEPGVMSRPPRPSSQGVISRDMLLRSWGRLGAVSAALIMTAFFYVLWRAGWHPGSATGPDTALHHAYITATTATFAGIVTCQVGTALAARTDHAALRDIGLFTNPLLLAGIAFELAFTAVLVYVPLFQGMFGTAALPPDVVALIALFPVLVWGTDELRRWARRAHRKAQS
- a CDS encoding Hsp20/alpha crystallin family protein → MSGTQMERRRSLFPDLMDWFGTDLPRFPMWRPMPDVHPIPIEVTNQEGRYVLRAELPGMDPAKDIHITVEGDTLTVGAEHTESKEEKEHSEFRYGSFHRTVRLPAQIPSDGVEAEYEDGILTVRVAMEPEIPDTARSIPVKRATTSGHDES